The genomic interval GTCGCCTCCCTGCTCGCCAAGGAGGGCGTTCTCGCCGTCGAGAGCGTCTCCGACGACGACGCGGGCCGCATCGCCCGCGCGGTCGGCGCGCGCACGGTCGGCTCGCTCAAGGACCTCGAGGAGAGCGACCTCGGCTTCGCCGAGGACATCAGCGTCCAGAAGTTCGGCGACGACGACCTCACCTTCATCGAGGGCGGCGCGGACGCCGAGACGGTCACCGTCTTCGCCCGCGGCGGCACGGAACACGTCGCCGACGAGCTGGAGCGCGCGCTCAACGACGCCATCGACGTCGTGACGGCGGCGCTCGACGCGGGCGGTGTCGTCCCCGGCGCCGGCGCGACCGAGATCGCCGTCGCGGACCACATCCGCTCGGGCGCGGCCGGCATCGAGGGCCGCAAGCAGCTCGCCGTCGAGGCGTTCGCCGACGCCGTCGACGTGCTGCCGCGCACGCTCGCGGAGAACACCGGCATGGACCCCATCGACGCGCTCGTGGACCTGCGGAACCGCCACGAGTCCGAGGGCATCGCGGGCCTCATCTCCGAGGGTCAGACCGGCAACGTCGGCGACCCCGTCGAGGCCGGCATCCTCGACCCCGCGGCCGTCAAGCGCGAGGCCGTCGAGTCGGCCACCGAGGCCGCGACGATGATCGTCCGCATCGACGACGTCATCTCCGCGAACTGAGCGGGCTCCGTTTCTCCCTTTTCACCGCCCGATAGCCGCGGCTCCGGGCGTCGGCGTCGCCGCGAGAACGAGTTTCCCTACCGGAGGTCCGGCACGAGCGGCGCCTCGACCGGCGACGGACGGCGGCGGCCGCCCTCCCCGTCGGTCACGACACGCGCGTTCGACCGTTCGTCGTCGTTCGAAACCTCCGGCACCAGCGGCGGACTGCCCTGTTCCATCACATCACAGGCGTGTGGGGCCATCCGTATATATGTAATGGTAGTTCATGTTATTCGCGCGCCGCCGGCCCACGGGCACCGTCTCCCCCTCACGGCGGCGGTGTCCGGAGTCGCAACGTCCATGCGCGCGCCCTCCCTCGCGTGCGACATGACCGAACGCTCGGTTCTCGTGACCAACGACGACGGCATCGACGCCCACGGCATCGGCGCGCTGGCGGACGCGCTCGACCGCGTCGGCGACGTGACCGTCGTCGCGCCCGCGACGAACCAGTCGTGGGCCGGGCGGGACATGACGTGGCACGCCGGCCCGACCGGCATCGAGGAGACGGAGCGCGGCTACGCCGTCGAGGGGACGCCTTCGGACGCGGTGGCCGTCGCGCTCTCCGTGCTCGACATCGACCCGGACGTGGTCGTCGCGGGGGTCAACGACGGCATGAACCTCTCGGCGCACATCCTCGAACGCTCCGGGACGGTCGGCGCGGCCGTCGAGGCCGCCCACTTCGGCGTGCCGGCGGTGGCCGTCTCCACGGCCGACCACACCGACCCCGCGCCGCCCCACGAGGACCCGGAGACGTTCGAACTCGCGGCCGAGGCGGGCGCGTTCGTGACCGAGCGCGCGCTCGACTCCGGGGTCTTCGCGGCGGCCGAGTACCTGAACGTGAACGCCCCGGCCTTCGCCGACGACCCGGAGGTCCACCTCACGCGGCCCGCCCGCGAGTACGCCGTCGAGGCCGACCGGGTCGAGGACGGGGAGGTGGAACTGCGCGACGGCGGCTGGGAACGCTTCCTCGACGGCGAGACGCGCGACGACCCCGAGACGGACCGCCACGCCGTCCTCGCGGGGAACGTGAGCGTCACGCCGATGCGGCTCCCGCGGGCCGCGGACGCCGAGTTCGACCTGAGCGGCTTCGACGCGACCTGAAATCCTAGTCCTCGCGGCCGGGCAGTCGCGCGTCGAGCGCCCGCTCGAACGAGCGCGCCCCGGAGACCATCCGTTCGCCCTCGAAGTAGAGCAGTTCCACGGCGACCACGACGACGGCGACGGCGAGCACGGACCAGAACACCTCGCGCTGTGCGGTGTAGAGGTGGAAGACCAGCAGCGGGAAGAACGCCCCCGTGCCGAGGACGCCGACCGCGGGTATCGCGCCGTTGACCCCCTCCGCGTCGCGCTTCGTGAACGCGATGAACGACATGACGCCGAAGACGACCATGAACGCGAGCGAGCCGAACGAGGTGATGGCGTCGAGCGAGCCGTAGGCGGTGAAGGCGGCCGCGAGCGCGCCGATGACGAGAAGGGTGCGCTCGGGTGCGCCGTCGGCGTCGGCCGACCCCGCCCGGTCGGGAATCAGCCCGTCCGCGAGCATCCCCTTGGCGAAGTGAGCCGAGGAGAACAGCGTCCCGTTGATGGCGCTCCCCGTCGAGAACAGCGCGGCGACGGCGACGAAGACGAACCCGAGGCTCCCGAGGAACGGCTCGACGGCGCGTGCGACGGCGATTTCGGGCTGTCGCCGGATGACGTCGGTCGCCACCGTGCTCGTGACGAGTATCGCCACCATGCTGTCGATGACGATCGCGCCCACGATGGAGGTGTAGATGGCCTTCGGAATCGTCTCCTCGGGGTCGCGCACGCTCCCGTAGTCGTAGACGAGCAGCTGCCACCCCTGAAAGGAGACGAACGAGACGGCCGTGGCCGTCACCAGCCCGAGGTCGTCGAGCCGACCGAAGCCGAAGGAGAGCCCGTCGTGGGTCGCACCGTACCACAGCCCCCACGCGCTCACGCCGAAGAGGACGACGAGCTTCAGCCCGACGAGCACCTTCTCGGAGGCCCCCGTCGCCCGGGCCCCGACGACGTTGAGCACGACGAACAGCGCCACGGCGAACACCGAGTAGGTCGGGCGGAGCGGGAGCGGCACCGCCTCCCGGAGCCACGCCGGGGACAACTCCACGGCGAAGCCGCCGAACGCGAACGCGTAGACGGCGATGGCCCCGACGTAGCCGACCAGCAGGGTCCACCCGACCATCCCCGCGGCGTCGCGGTTGCCGAGGAACTGCTCTATCTGGGTGACCGACCCGCCGTGTTCGTCGCCGAGCTCGTTGAGCTTGATGTAGCTGTACGCCGCGCACATCGAGACGAGGCTCGCCGCCGTGAACGCCAGCCACGCGGCGCCCCCGGCGATGGAGACGACGACGCCGAGGACGGAGAACACGCCGCCGCCGATCATCCCCCCGAGGCCGATGGCGGCCGCGCCGGCGAAGCCGAGTTCGTCCTCGCTCACGGCCCCGAGTCACGCCGCCATCCAACGTTAAAGAGGGGGGCTCACAGGGAGGGGAGCGACCAGTCGTAGCGAATCGCCGCCAGTCTGAGCGCGAGCGTGACGCCGACGCAGGTCGCGGTCGGGGCCGGCGGCGCGACGTTCGCGGCCCGCACCGCGAGCAGGGCGACCCCGCCCGCGAGCGCGGGTGTCGCGTAGAAGTCCTCGCGGAGCACGACCGGGACGCGGGTGAGGAGCAGGTCCGACAGCGACCCGCCGCCGACGCCCGTCAGCGTGGCGAGCAGGACGACGCCGAAGGGGGAGACGCCGGCGTCGACGCCGACGAGCGCGCCCGTGGCGGCGAAGGCGGCGAGTCCCACGCTGTCGGCGAGCGCGAGCGCCGGGTGGTCGCGCCCCGCGACGCCCGACAGCGAGAGGACGACGGCCACGGCGACGCCGACGAACGCGAAGGTCACGTCGCCGGTCGTCAGCAGCGAGGCGGGCGTCCGCCCGACGAGCACGTCGCGGAGCGCGCCGCCGCCGAAGGCGGTGAGCAGACCGAGGACGACCACGCCGAACGGGTCGAGGTCCGCCTCCGCGCCCTTCAGCGCCCCCGCCGCGCCGAAGGCGACGAGGCCGAGCGCGTTGGCGACCGCGAAGGGGTCCGGGGGCGCGACCACGCGCTCACCACCCGAACTCGACCGTGTCGCCCGGCCCGAGGCCGAACGTCTCGTCGCCGCGCCCCCGGTTCACGGCGAGTTCGGCCTGCCCGTGACTCCCGACGGTGACGAGTCGCTCGCCCGCGCCGACGTGGGCGTACGAGGGCGCGACGGGGACGGACTCGCCGTTCACCGTGACGGCGTCGCGCCCCTCGACCCTCGTGCCGGCGAGGTTCGTCACGGCGTTGCCGAAGCCGTCCACGACGAGCACCTCCGCGGTCGCGCCGTCGTCGCGGACCTCGGGCGCGGGGAAGGCGAGGTCGGCGTACTCGCGGGTCGGCGAGAGGGCGGGCAGCCGGTGGAGGTCGTCGATTCCGACATCGTGGCAGTCGGCGGCGACGGGCGCGAACACGTCCCGGCCGTGGAAGGTCTGGGAGGCGGGGTCCTTCACGCGGACCTCGAAGACCTCTATGTCGCCGCCGTCGGCGAGCGCCCGCGCCGGAGGGAACAGGACGCCGTTGTCCGGCCCGACGAGCGCGTGGCCGCCGGCGCGGACGACGAGCGCCTTCCGGTCGGTGCCGACGCCGGGGTCCACGACGATACAGTGGACCGCCGGCGGGAACTCCGGGAGGACGAACCGGAGCCAGAACGCCGCGGCGCGGGGGTCCTGCCGGGGGAGTTCGTGGGCGATGTCCGTCACGTCGGCGTCCGTCCGCCGGGCGACGACGCCCTTCATCGCCGCGGGGTACGGCTCGCCGAAGTCGGTAGCGAGGGTTATCACGCTTCGCCGCTGTCGGTGTCCGTCACCTGTTTCAGCCGGGCGACGCCGTCTATCTCGGCGATGGTATCGACGACGGCCCCGGGGACGAGTTCCTCCCAGTCCCGCCCGCCGGCCATCCGCTCGCGCACCTCGGTCCCCTCGAACTCCTCGCGGCGGAACATCGGCGACTGGCGCACCTCGACGCCCGCCTCCTCGAACAGGCGGACGACGAGGGGGTTGTTCGAGTAGGCCACGTCGAACCGGGGGCTCATGCTCTGGACGTGGCTCACCCACACCGCGTTGCGGTTCAGGTCCTCGATGGGGACCGCGTAGGTGATGAGGTCCATCGGCGCCGTCGCCTTCGTCACCATCTCGATGCGCTCGCCCGCCGTGAACGGGTTCCGCTCCGTGTGCGACTGGTCGGCGCTCCCGATCCCGAGCACGAGTTCGTCCACCTCGCCGGCGATGCGCTCGACCATCGCGTGGTGGCCCTCGTGGTAGGGCTGGAACCGCCCGATGTAGAAGCCGCGGGTCATACCCGGGGGTCGGCCCCCCGCGGTATAAGTACGGCGAGTCCGGGAACGCGACCGCCCGACGGCGGCCAGTCGCGCCGCCCTCTGTCGGTTTTTCGAACCGTTCCGAGCCGTCCCGGGAGAAAGTATATCAGTCGAGCGTACCTCGTATCGAACGACGAAACCCGTTCTATGAGCGACGAAATCGAAACGAACGACGCCCCCGACGGGGAGCGGCCCGACCCGGAGACGGGACGGAGCAACTCCAACGACCCCGACGGGGAGATGACGCCCATCGACGAGGCGACCGAGGAGCTCGGGAGCGACGTCGCCGAGAACCCCGCCGTCGAGGTCGACGAGAGCGAGGAGGACGGCCTCCTCGGGGGACTCCAGATCGACACCTCGGCTGACATCGAGGTCCCCGACCGCCTGGTCGACCAGGTCATCGGGCAGGACGACGCCCGCGACATCATCCTGAAGGCGGCGAAACAGCGCCGCCACGTGATGATGATCGGCTCGCCGGGGACCGGCAAGTCGATGCTCGCGAAGGCGATGTCCCAGCTGCTCCCGCGCGAGGAGCTGCAGGACATCCTCGTCTACCACAACCCCGACGACGGTAACGAGCCGAAGATACGCACCGTGCCCGCGGGCAAGGGCGAGCAGATAGTCGAGGCCCACAAGGAGGAGGCCCGCAAGCGCAACCAGATGCGGAGCTTCCTCATGTGGATAATCATCGCGGTGGTGTTCGGCTACTCGCTGCTCATCGCCGGACAGCTCCTGCTCGGCATCCTCGCGGCGGGTGTCATCTACCTCGCCTTCCGCTACTCCTCGCGGGGCTCCGACGCGATGATTCCGAACCTGCTGGTCAACACGGCCGACCAGCAGACCGCTCCCTTCGAGGACGCGACCGGCGCCCACGCCGGCGCGCTGCTGGGCGACGTGCGCCACGACCCGTTCCAGTCGGGCGGGATGGAGACGCCGAGCCACGACCGCGTCGAGGCCGGCGCCATCCACAAGGCGAACAAGGGCGTGCTGTTCGTCGACGAGATCAACACGCTCGACATCCGCTCCCAGCAGAAGCTGATGACCGCCATCCAGGAGGGGAAGTTCTCCATCACGGGCCAGTCCGAGCGCTCCTCGGGCGCGATGGTCCAGACGGAGCCCGTCCCCTGCGACTTCGTGATGGTCGCGGCGGGCAACCTCGACGCGATGGAGAACATGCACCCCGCGCTCCGCTCGCGCATCAAGGGGTACGGCTACGAGGTGTACATGGACGACACCATCGAGGACACCCCGGAGATGCGCCGGAAGCTGGCGCGCTTCATCGCCCAGGAGGTCGACAAGGACGGCCGGCTGCCGCCCTTCACCAACGAGGCGATGGAGGAGGTCATCCTGGAGGCGCAACGGCGCGCCGGCCGGAAGGGCCACCTCACGCTCGAACTCCGCAACCTCGGCGGCCTGGTCCGCGTCGCGGGCGACATCGCCCGCGCCGAGGACAAGGAGGTCACCGACCGCGCCGAGGTGCTGCAGGCGAAGGAGCGCTCCCGCTCCATCGAACAGCAGCTCGCGGACAACTACATCGAGCGCCGGAAGGACTACGACATGACCGTCAACCAGGGCGACATGGTGGGCCGCGTCAACGGCCTCGCCGTCATGGGCGACGACTCCGGTATCGTGATGCCCGTCATGGCCGAGGTCACCCCCTCGCAGGGCCCCGGCGAGGTCATCGCCACCGGGAAGCTCCAGGAGATCGCGATGGAGGCCGTCCAGAACGTCTCGGCCATCATCAAGAAGTTCTCCGACGAGGACATCTCCCAGAAGGACATCCACATCCAGTTCGTCCAGAGCTACGAGGGCGTCGAGGGCGACTCCGCCTCCGTCACCGTGGCGACGGCGGTCATCTCCGCGCTGGAGAACATCCCCGTCGAGCAGGACGTCGCCATGACCGGCTCGCTGTCGGTCCGCGGCGACGTGCTCCCGGTCGGCGGCGTCACCCACAAGATCGAGGCCGCCGCCAAGACCGGCCTCGACACGGTCATCATCCCGAAGGCGAACGAGCAGGACGTGATGATCGAGGAGGAGTACAAGGAGCAGGTCGAGATCGTTCCGGTCTCGCACATCTCCGAGGTGCTGGAGGTCGCGCTCGCGGGCGAGCCCGAGAAGGACTCGCTCGTCGACCGCCTCCGCTCCATCACGGGCAAGGCGCTCGAAAGCGGTTCGGACGCGCGTCCGGGCGGCTCCCCCAGCCCGAGCGACGACTGAACCGACGTGACCGACTGGGCCGCGTTCGCCGGCGTCACGACCGCGGCCACCCTTCTGCTGTTAGCGCTCGCACGCGTGAGCAGCGTCGGGGGCGCCTTCCCGACCCGCGAGGAGGTGGAGTGGCTCGACGCGCTCCCCGACGACGCCGACCACCTCGCCGCGACGACGGCGACGACGCCCGGCGGCGACCCCGAGCGGTTCTCCTCCGGTCTGCTGTTCGTGAACGTGCTCGTCACGCACGGCCTCTTCCTCCTCGTGCTCGTCGGCGCGGCGCTGTACGCCCGCGTCCCGGCGAGCGCGTTCGGCCTCTCCGTCTCGCTCCGCGAACTCGCGCTCGGCGTCGGCTTCGGCCTCCTCCTCTCCGTGCTCAACACCGGGGCCGGGGCGCTCGCTGAGGCGTCCGGCTACGCGCCGAGCGAGGAGCTCCGCGGGATGCTCGCGCCCGACTCCGCGGGCGGCTGGCTCCTGCTCATGGGCGGGACGCTCCCGCTCGTGGCCGTCTTCGAGGAGGCGCTGTTCCGCGCGGCGCTGGTCGGCGCGTTCGCCGCCGGCCTCGGGGCGTCGCCGTGGGCGCTCGCCGTCGTCTCCTCGGTCGCGTTCGCGCTCGCCCACGAGGCGCAGGGCCCGGCCGGCGTCGCCGTGACCGGGACGCTGGGGTTCGTGCTCGCGGCCGGCTACATCGCCACGGGGAGTTTCCTCGTCGTCGCCGTCGCTCACTACCTCGTGAACGCCGTCGAGCTCGTCGTGTACGAGGGGCTCGGCGTCGAGCGGCTCGGGGCCTAAAGTCCCTCCAGCGACCGGAGCCGCTGTTCCACTTCGGGCGGCGCGGCGCTCGGGCCGTCCCGGACGCGGTGGTCGCCGACGACGAGCGGCGCGGGGTTGGCCGCCAGCGCCTCGCGGACGAGCTGGTGGTCGTCCGCCTCGCCGTCGACGAGCCCGGCCGTCATCCGCGCGAGCTCGGCGACGGTGACGTTCTCGCCGTAGGGGACCTGTCTGAGCGATTCGAGCACGCCGCGCCGGTCGGTCGGCAGCGTCAGCGCGACCTCTACGTCGTCGAAGTCGTCGCTCGCGCCCTCCAGGTACGCGCCGATGCGGTCGAGCAGGGGGTGCTCCGGCTCGGCGTTGTCGTCCGGCTCCGTCGGGAACGACACGGAGAGCAGTTTCCCCGAGGCGTGGCCGAACTGGACGTACCGGTCGAGGTACGTCGCCTCCCGCGCGTAGATACCCGCGTCCTCCATACCCCGTGGTCGGCCGTCCCCCACATGAGATTTCGGGGCGACGTTCGCCCCTTCGACACCCCTTTAAGCCACGGCGGAGTAGCACGGGGTAATGATAGAGGCCACGAGTGCGGGAGCCATCCTCTTCCGGGATACCCGTGGCCGGCGTGAGTACCTGCTGCTCAAGTCCCGGCCCGGCGACTGGGAGTTCCCCAAGGGCGGAGTCGAGGGCGAGGAGGAGCTACAACAAACCGCCATCCGCGAGGTCACGGAAGAAGCCGGAATCGAGGACTTCCGGCTGTTGGACGGGTTCCGCGAGGACTACGATTACGTGTTCGAGGCGAACGGCAACACCATCCACAAGACGGTCCACCTGTTCGTCGCGAAGTCGTTCGAGGCGTCCGCAGAGCTGTCGAAGGAGCACCGCGACCTGCAGTGGCGCGACTACGAGCAGGCCATCAACACCATCACGCAGGACGGGCCGCGCGACATCCTCCGGGAGGCCCACGAGTTCCTCGACGCGTACTTCGAGGCGCAGGAGGGCGACGCCGCGGAGGCCGAGGAGGTCCCCGAGACCGCGGAGGCCGAGGAGACCGGCGAGTAGGGGCGCCCCGTGGAACCGGAGTTCCTCTTCGAGTTGCGCGTCTGCCGGTGGGCCGAGCGGGCGTGGACGCCCGCCGACCCCGACGACGCCGTCCTCGTCGCCCGCCAGCTCGGCGTCCGTTCCCGGCGGTGGGACACCCTGATACTCGAGTGCGACCCCGACGGCCTCGACGCGCGGGCCGTCTTCGGCGACGAGCGGCTCGACTCGGACCTGCTCCACGTCGTCCGCAACGCGCCCGGGAGCTACGCGTACTACCGCGACGCGCTCCCCGACCCCGGCTACGGCTGGCGCTACGTCCGCGAGGCGATACACGAGGCGGCCGACCGCGGCCTCGTCGAGACGCGCCGGAACGGCAACCGCATCGAACTCAGGCGGAAGTACCGCTACCCGGACTGGGTGAACCGCGTCGTCGCCGTCGAGAACAAGCCCGACCTCTCCGCGAGCGCGGCCCGGGCGCTCGG from Halosegnis marinus carries:
- a CDS encoding trimeric intracellular cation channel family protein translates to MVAPPDPFAVANALGLVAFGAAGALKGAEADLDPFGVVVLGLLTAFGGGALRDVLVGRTPASLLTTGDVTFAFVGVAVAVVLSLSGVAGRDHPALALADSVGLAAFAATGALVGVDAGVSPFGVVLLATLTGVGGGSLSDLLLTRVPVVLREDFYATPALAGGVALLAVRAANVAPPAPTATCVGVTLALRLAAIRYDWSLPSL
- a CDS encoding MGMT family protein produces the protein MEDAGIYAREATYLDRYVQFGHASGKLLSVSFPTEPDDNAEPEHPLLDRIGAYLEGASDDFDDVEVALTLPTDRRGVLESLRQVPYGENVTVAELARMTAGLVDGEADDHQLVREALAANPAPLVVGDHRVRDGPSAAPPEVEQRLRSLEGL
- a CDS encoding APC family permease, with amino-acid sequence MSEDELGFAGAAAIGLGGMIGGGVFSVLGVVVSIAGGAAWLAFTAASLVSMCAAYSYIKLNELGDEHGGSVTQIEQFLGNRDAAGMVGWTLLVGYVGAIAVYAFAFGGFAVELSPAWLREAVPLPLRPTYSVFAVALFVVLNVVGARATGASEKVLVGLKLVVLFGVSAWGLWYGATHDGLSFGFGRLDDLGLVTATAVSFVSFQGWQLLVYDYGSVRDPEETIPKAIYTSIVGAIVIDSMVAILVTSTVATDVIRRQPEIAVARAVEPFLGSLGFVFVAVAALFSTGSAINGTLFSSAHFAKGMLADGLIPDRAGSADADGAPERTLLVIGALAAAFTAYGSLDAITSFGSLAFMVVFGVMSFIAFTKRDAEGVNGAIPAVGVLGTGAFFPLLVFHLYTAQREVFWSVLAVAVVVVAVELLYFEGERMVSGARSFERALDARLPGRED
- the lonB gene encoding ATP-dependent protease LonB; translated protein: MSDEIETNDAPDGERPDPETGRSNSNDPDGEMTPIDEATEELGSDVAENPAVEVDESEEDGLLGGLQIDTSADIEVPDRLVDQVIGQDDARDIILKAAKQRRHVMMIGSPGTGKSMLAKAMSQLLPREELQDILVYHNPDDGNEPKIRTVPAGKGEQIVEAHKEEARKRNQMRSFLMWIIIAVVFGYSLLIAGQLLLGILAAGVIYLAFRYSSRGSDAMIPNLLVNTADQQTAPFEDATGAHAGALLGDVRHDPFQSGGMETPSHDRVEAGAIHKANKGVLFVDEINTLDIRSQQKLMTAIQEGKFSITGQSERSSGAMVQTEPVPCDFVMVAAGNLDAMENMHPALRSRIKGYGYEVYMDDTIEDTPEMRRKLARFIAQEVDKDGRLPPFTNEAMEEVILEAQRRAGRKGHLTLELRNLGGLVRVAGDIARAEDKEVTDRAEVLQAKERSRSIEQQLADNYIERRKDYDMTVNQGDMVGRVNGLAVMGDDSGIVMPVMAEVTPSQGPGEVIATGKLQEIAMEAVQNVSAIIKKFSDEDISQKDIHIQFVQSYEGVEGDSASVTVATAVISALENIPVEQDVAMTGSLSVRGDVLPVGGVTHKIEAAAKTGLDTVIIPKANEQDVMIEEEYKEQVEIVPVSHISEVLEVALAGEPEKDSLVDRLRSITGKALESGSDARPGGSPSPSDD
- a CDS encoding nicotinamide-nucleotide adenylyltransferase translates to MTRGFYIGRFQPYHEGHHAMVERIAGEVDELVLGIGSADQSHTERNPFTAGERIEMVTKATAPMDLITYAVPIEDLNRNAVWVSHVQSMSPRFDVAYSNNPLVVRLFEEAGVEVRQSPMFRREEFEGTEVRERMAGGRDWEELVPGAVVDTIAEIDGVARLKQVTDTDSGEA
- the surE gene encoding 5'/3'-nucleotidase SurE, encoding MTERSVLVTNDDGIDAHGIGALADALDRVGDVTVVAPATNQSWAGRDMTWHAGPTGIEETERGYAVEGTPSDAVAVALSVLDIDPDVVVAGVNDGMNLSAHILERSGTVGAAVEAAHFGVPAVAVSTADHTDPAPPHEDPETFELAAEAGAFVTERALDSGVFAAAEYLNVNAPAFADDPEVHLTRPAREYAVEADRVEDGEVELRDGGWERFLDGETRDDPETDRHAVLAGNVSVTPMRLPRAADAEFDLSGFDAT
- a CDS encoding SAM hydrolase/SAM-dependent halogenase family protein is translated as MITLATDFGEPYPAAMKGVVARRTDADVTDIAHELPRQDPRAAAFWLRFVLPEFPPAVHCIVVDPGVGTDRKALVVRAGGHALVGPDNGVLFPPARALADGGDIEVFEVRVKDPASQTFHGRDVFAPVAADCHDVGIDDLHRLPALSPTREYADLAFPAPEVRDDGATAEVLVVDGFGNAVTNLAGTRVEGRDAVTVNGESVPVAPSYAHVGAGERLVTVGSHGQAELAVNRGRGDETFGLGPGDTVEFGW
- a CDS encoding bis(5'-nucleosyl)-tetraphosphatase encodes the protein MIEATSAGAILFRDTRGRREYLLLKSRPGDWEFPKGGVEGEEELQQTAIREVTEEAGIEDFRLLDGFREDYDYVFEANGNTIHKTVHLFVAKSFEASAELSKEHRDLQWRDYEQAINTITQDGPRDILREAHEFLDAYFEAQEGDAAEAEEVPETAEAEETGE
- a CDS encoding CPBP family intramembrane glutamic endopeptidase, with product MTDWAAFAGVTTAATLLLLALARVSSVGGAFPTREEVEWLDALPDDADHLAATTATTPGGDPERFSSGLLFVNVLVTHGLFLLVLVGAALYARVPASAFGLSVSLRELALGVGFGLLLSVLNTGAGALAEASGYAPSEELRGMLAPDSAGGWLLLMGGTLPLVAVFEEALFRAALVGAFAAGLGASPWALAVVSSVAFALAHEAQGPAGVAVTGTLGFVLAAGYIATGSFLVVAVAHYLVNAVELVVYEGLGVERLGA